One segment of Fructilactobacillus hinvesii DNA contains the following:
- the holB gene encoding DNA polymerase III subunit delta' yields MAEQFLTEAQTKQPELTKHFMHVVKSGDLSHAYLFSGAAGVGKLALAKVTTMALFCLHPDETGFPCGQCNECLRIANNEHPDVLTVQPDGQSIKIEQVRALKREFSKSAVEGKQKVFIIDDSDTMTVGAANSMLKVIEEPLTTVTAFLLTTDYHHILATIRSRTQLVEFPQIQQEALVQFLKQQELSRTEINLALKITNSTTELDQLLADQWLGKMKRQLEGWLTWISKGDARAFPYVQTNLMPLVKDRFSQNVTITMICLIFQDVFNVKFRDQAAADLAFGDVYDLLKSMAQQLSDQQIVSMINDILTTSQLQRANVGFQGILEVITLKCLHVITS; encoded by the coding sequence GTGGCAGAACAATTTTTAACCGAGGCTCAAACCAAGCAACCGGAGCTAACCAAACATTTTATGCACGTGGTAAAGTCGGGAGATCTGAGTCATGCGTATTTATTCTCAGGAGCTGCCGGGGTCGGAAAACTAGCACTCGCGAAAGTAACAACGATGGCCTTGTTCTGTTTACACCCAGATGAAACTGGGTTTCCGTGCGGGCAGTGTAACGAATGCTTGCGGATTGCCAATAATGAACATCCCGACGTGTTGACCGTGCAACCGGATGGTCAGTCGATTAAAATTGAGCAGGTTCGGGCCTTAAAGCGTGAATTTTCCAAGAGTGCGGTGGAAGGCAAGCAGAAGGTCTTTATCATTGATGATTCTGACACAATGACGGTCGGAGCGGCTAATAGTATGTTAAAGGTAATTGAAGAACCACTAACGACGGTTACAGCGTTCCTATTGACGACTGATTACCACCACATCTTAGCGACGATTCGGTCTCGAACCCAACTAGTAGAATTTCCCCAGATTCAGCAGGAGGCCCTAGTTCAGTTCTTAAAGCAACAAGAATTGAGTCGGACCGAGATTAATTTGGCCTTAAAAATTACCAATTCCACCACGGAATTAGATCAGTTACTTGCTGACCAGTGGCTAGGCAAAATGAAACGCCAACTGGAAGGGTGGCTAACCTGGATTAGCAAGGGGGATGCCCGGGCCTTTCCTTACGTTCAAACGAATTTAATGCCGTTAGTTAAAGACCGCTTTAGCCAAAACGTGACAATTACCATGATTTGTTTAATTTTTCAGGACGTTTTTAACGTCAAGTTTCGTGACCAGGCGGCTGCAGACTTAGCATTTGGTGATGTTTATGATTTGCTTAAATCGATGGCGCAGCAATTGTCAGACCAACAAATTGTCAGTATGATTAATGACATACTGACGACGAGCCAACTGCAGCGGGCCAACGTGGGATTTCAAGGGATTTTAGAAGTTATCACTTTAAAATGTTTGCATGTTATCACTAGCTAA
- a CDS encoding cyclic-di-AMP receptor — translation MKLVLAIIQEKDAGKLQAQLNEHKIIATQLPTKGGFLRAKNVTYMIGLDDERVPELLDLIKDSCQARDQYVTPPINLVGSINDTAYPVEVEVGGATVMVLPIESFFRF, via the coding sequence ATGAAACTAGTCTTAGCAATTATTCAAGAAAAAGATGCCGGTAAACTCCAAGCCCAGTTAAACGAACATAAAATCATTGCAACCCAATTACCAACCAAGGGTGGTTTTTTAAGAGCCAAGAACGTGACCTATATGATTGGCTTGGATGATGAACGGGTTCCAGAGTTATTGGACCTGATTAAAGATTCTTGTCAGGCGCGCGATCAATACGTAACTCCACCGATTAACCTCGTGGGGAGCATTAACGATACGGCTTATCCAGTTGAGGTTGAAGTCGGTGGGGCAACGGTGATGGTATTGCCGATCGAATCCTTCTTCCGGTTCTAG
- the tmk gene encoding dTMP kinase has product MSGQLITFEGNDGAGKTTILNQVVERLTPTIGSRLVVTREPGGDPIAEQIRNLIVDQANQAMDARTEALLFAAARRQHLVQTILPALAADQVVLCDRYVDSSVAYQGAGRRLGEANVIELNQFATNGVLPNLTIYLAVPVSVGLRRIESRDAQATNRLDQEHRDFYVRVHDAYERLANQHPDRIVRVDATQSVTAVTDQVLQIITNYLHHA; this is encoded by the coding sequence ATGAGCGGGCAGTTAATAACGTTTGAAGGAAATGATGGGGCCGGAAAAACGACCATTTTAAACCAGGTGGTGGAGCGGTTAACGCCTACAATCGGTTCTCGATTAGTGGTTACCCGTGAACCGGGAGGGGATCCGATTGCAGAACAAATTCGTAACTTGATTGTGGATCAAGCCAATCAGGCCATGGACGCCCGGACGGAGGCACTGCTCTTTGCGGCCGCACGCCGCCAGCACTTAGTCCAAACTATTCTACCGGCACTGGCAGCTGATCAAGTCGTGCTGTGTGATCGCTACGTCGATAGTTCGGTGGCCTATCAAGGAGCAGGACGTCGGCTCGGGGAAGCCAACGTGATTGAGCTCAATCAGTTTGCGACAAACGGGGTGCTTCCGAACCTTACAATTTACCTAGCGGTCCCAGTTTCAGTGGGATTACGACGGATTGAAAGCCGGGATGCCCAAGCCACTAATCGCTTGGATCAAGAACACCGCGATTTTTACGTTCGGGTGCACGATGCCTACGAACGCTTGGCAAACCAACACCCCGATCGAATTGTAAGGGTAGATGCCACGCAGTCCGTAACCGCGGTTACCGACCAAGTGTTGCAGATTATTACAAACTACCTGCACCATGCTTAG
- a CDS encoding ABC transporter ATP-binding protein/permease, with translation MAYLELQDIHKSYQVDHQEFHVLNGINLDFERGEFVSILGESGGGKTTLMNIIAGLDSQYTGNVLLNGKSLKNDTPKELDQYRRSTIGFVFQSFNLISHLTIRANVMVSLEMTNLSHHDQVQRADELLDQVGLSEHKNKYPNQLSGGQKQRVSIARALASDPDIIIADEPTGALDAQNTDEILRLLNQIAEDGKLVIAVTHSQVVADYGTRIVHLANGLIDDDRILKPAYSVGEHQKPFRDKIASMKSMAGMAWQHFRYNLKRNLLIMFGAAIGIFSVIVMLGLGNGTKGYINHEIYSQINPNTIQVAKNVESDNPTPKQTTLHQQDIRKLEKLTGVKKVSPGYFAAGSARLKNGNQTVPLTLVQTFDNTLRKSKIKAGRAPRANEILISKKEAKQLNHDHPNQVIGTKATFYLSSGDDQTQAPQILQKEVTISGVTDGSSLPDAVTYGTLKAMHQAGNVPFGPNYLAVDITGGVQNVQPVQNRIKAIKNGDKPAYQITGAGSIVSVLNTYVNLAVAVLTSIAAISLLVSAIMIIVVLYISVAERTKEIGILRALGFSKGNIRKLFIFESVFLGFFSAVLAIILAYLAEWGANSLSRSGIHYSIVQVSLGNAFFGLIVSVIICLLAALLPARKAAKVDPVVSLSAE, from the coding sequence ATGGCTTATTTAGAACTACAAGATATTCATAAGTCCTATCAGGTTGATCACCAGGAATTTCACGTTTTAAATGGAATTAACCTTGACTTTGAACGGGGCGAATTTGTGTCCATCCTGGGGGAATCCGGGGGTGGAAAGACGACGTTGATGAACATCATCGCCGGACTGGATAGCCAGTACACGGGAAACGTATTGTTAAACGGAAAATCGTTAAAAAATGATACGCCCAAGGAACTGGATCAATACCGCCGGAGTACCATTGGCTTTGTGTTCCAAAGTTTTAACCTGATTAGTCACCTGACGATTCGGGCTAACGTGATGGTCTCGTTAGAAATGACGAATTTATCTCACCACGATCAGGTGCAACGTGCAGATGAATTGTTAGACCAAGTAGGCTTATCCGAACACAAAAACAAGTATCCCAACCAGCTGTCTGGAGGGCAAAAGCAACGGGTTTCGATTGCCCGAGCCCTGGCTTCCGACCCAGACATCATCATTGCCGATGAACCAACTGGGGCATTGGACGCCCAAAATACTGATGAAATTTTGCGGTTGCTAAACCAGATTGCAGAAGACGGCAAACTGGTGATTGCTGTAACCCACTCGCAGGTAGTGGCTGACTACGGAACCCGAATCGTGCACCTTGCGAACGGTTTGATTGATGATGACCGGATTTTAAAACCAGCCTACTCGGTGGGGGAACACCAAAAACCATTCCGGGATAAAATTGCCAGCATGAAATCAATGGCTGGGATGGCTTGGCAGCACTTCCGGTACAACTTAAAGCGCAACCTGTTAATCATGTTTGGAGCTGCAATTGGAATTTTTAGCGTGATCGTGATGCTGGGCCTTGGAAACGGAACCAAGGGTTACATCAACCACGAAATTTATTCGCAGATAAATCCCAATACGATTCAGGTGGCTAAAAACGTTGAAAGTGACAACCCGACTCCCAAACAGACCACGCTACACCAGCAAGACATTCGAAAGTTGGAGAAGCTTACCGGGGTGAAAAAAGTTTCTCCTGGTTACTTTGCCGCTGGCAGTGCCCGATTGAAGAATGGAAACCAGACGGTACCACTAACGCTAGTTCAAACGTTTGATAACACGTTGCGCAAGTCCAAGATTAAAGCAGGACGAGCTCCCCGTGCAAACGAAATTTTAATTAGCAAAAAGGAAGCTAAACAGCTAAACCATGATCATCCGAACCAGGTGATTGGAACCAAGGCGACCTTCTACCTCAGCAGTGGTGATGATCAGACCCAGGCACCGCAAATTCTACAAAAAGAAGTCACCATTAGTGGAGTGACGGATGGGAGTAGTCTTCCAGATGCCGTTACCTATGGAACCCTCAAAGCGATGCATCAAGCCGGGAACGTTCCGTTTGGGCCTAACTATTTGGCTGTGGATATCACTGGTGGGGTGCAGAACGTGCAACCGGTCCAAAATCGGATTAAGGCGATTAAAAACGGCGATAAACCGGCCTACCAAATTACTGGAGCAGGGTCAATCGTATCCGTATTGAACACCTACGTGAACCTGGCAGTAGCCGTCTTAACCTCAATTGCAGCGATTTCATTATTAGTTTCTGCCATCATGATTATCGTGGTTCTGTACATCAGTGTTGCCGAACGGACCAAGGAAATTGGGATTTTGCGGGCCCTCGGATTCTCCAAGGGAAACATTCGCAAGTTGTTTATCTTTGAATCAGTCTTTCTCGGTTTCTTCTCTGCCGTCTTAGCTATCATTTTGGCTTACTTAGCTGAATGGGGAGCCAACTCCTTGTCGCGAAGCGGAATTCATTACAGCATCGTACAAGTTTCTTTAGGCAATGCCTTCTTTGGCTTAATCGTCTCCGTAATCATTTGTCTCTTAGCAGCACTGTTACCGGCTCGAAAAGCAGCTAAAGTGGATCCGGTGGTTAGTTTGAGTGCCGAATAA
- a CDS encoding YaaL family protein — protein MFNLFKPRNFEKDYDEELLQSLNLLKQDWDQAQQTEAAVADVDPQVQAQTELAKQKFEFMYRQARLRKIKNDHIQSSVYDS, from the coding sequence ATGTTTAACTTGTTTAAACCGAGAAACTTTGAAAAAGACTACGATGAAGAGCTGCTGCAGTCTCTGAACTTGTTAAAGCAGGACTGGGATCAGGCCCAGCAAACTGAAGCCGCCGTAGCGGATGTCGATCCGCAGGTACAAGCACAGACCGAATTGGCCAAGCAAAAGTTTGAGTTTATGTATCGGCAAGCCCGATTGCGCAAGATTAAGAATGATCACATTCAATCTAGTGTTTATGATTCGTAA
- the recR gene encoding recombination mediator RecR, with the protein MQYPEPVAKLIDGYMHLPGIGAKTATRLAFYTIDMPKDEVEQFAQALQDTKEKLTFCSICGNITETDPCDICTDPTRDQSQVLVVEQPKDIATMEKMKDYHGLYHVLHGVLSPMEGKGPDDINISALIKRLQKKEQIKEVIIATNATPEGDATAMYLARLLKPAGLKVTRLARGLSVGSDIEYADEMTLFRAVEGRTEM; encoded by the coding sequence ATGCAGTATCCAGAACCAGTTGCCAAGCTCATTGATGGTTACATGCACCTTCCGGGAATTGGAGCCAAGACGGCGACCCGGTTAGCCTTTTATACGATTGATATGCCAAAAGACGAGGTAGAACAGTTCGCCCAGGCGTTGCAGGATACCAAGGAAAAATTAACCTTCTGCTCCATTTGTGGCAACATTACTGAAACCGATCCGTGTGATATCTGTACTGATCCGACGCGCGATCAATCCCAGGTTCTGGTGGTTGAGCAACCTAAAGACATTGCGACCATGGAAAAGATGAAGGATTATCACGGGTTGTATCACGTGTTACACGGAGTTTTGTCGCCGATGGAAGGAAAAGGTCCCGATGATATTAACATCAGTGCTTTGATTAAACGTTTGCAAAAAAAAGAGCAGATTAAAGAAGTGATTATCGCTACTAATGCTACTCCGGAGGGGGATGCGACGGCCATGTATTTGGCACGCTTACTAAAACCAGCCGGCCTGAAGGTCACACGACTAGCACGGGGCTTGTCCGTGGGTAGTGATATCGAGTATGCCGATGAAATGACGCTCTTTCGGGCTGTCGAGGGACGAACAGAAATGTGA
- a CDS encoding YbaB/EbfC family nucleoid-associated protein yields the protein MSKERFTMAMNGMNMGKLMKQAQDMQRKMSAQQAEIDQQEFIGKAPDDLVVATFTGDRTMKDLQIKKEALDPDDPDMISDLTLAAVNDALKQIDETTKKKMGQFTQGMNIPGL from the coding sequence ATTTCAAAGGAGAGATTTACAATGGCAATGAACGGAATGAACATGGGAAAGTTAATGAAACAGGCACAAGACATGCAACGCAAGATGAGTGCGCAACAAGCAGAAATTGACCAACAAGAATTCATTGGAAAAGCTCCCGATGATTTAGTGGTAGCTACTTTTACTGGGGATCGGACCATGAAAGACTTGCAAATTAAAAAAGAAGCGCTTGATCCCGATGATCCAGACATGATTTCTGATTTAACGCTTGCAGCCGTTAATGATGCTTTGAAGCAAATTGATGAAACTACCAAGAAAAAGATGGGACAATTTACCCAGGGAATGAACATCCCCGGACTTTAG
- the dnaX gene encoding DNA polymerase III subunit gamma/tau — translation MSYQALYRVWRPQRFDEIVGQQVITKTLKNALITDQISHAYLFSGPRGTGKTSTAKILAKAVNCEHLKDGEPCNECATCVAINQGSLNDVIEIDAASNNGVEEIRNIRDKAKYAPTEASYKVYIIDEVHMLSTGAFNALLKTLEEPPAHVIFILATTEPHKIPATILSRLQRFDFRRISAADIAAQMKKILESKQVQFDERAVKIIAKSAEGGMRDALSILDQALSYDSQQLTYESALQVTGSVARDELQRYFEAVVAGDVSTGLQVVTATLAAGKDASQFIEDLVDYCQSLLLYQQDEALVSADELGLLGDHFQQIAGSLAKHRIYRFVEIMNEVQQQLRFTYHPDLYLDILTVRLSDEQEEQAAPTAPESASAYQQLEQQVAQLQQQLQALEQRPTSAAPALAQAQSDQPVSKRTVPNNPKAPKPDVNGIFGILDAATKADLEQYRSNWGALLQLLSVTQRAVLHVARPVAASEAGVVIAFDYGFLYQKAGSDEQLMTALEQGLEQLLGRIPQVYFVPKEEWPTLRQEYLQQHPRGGKINDKETSSVAEPQAEQPVAKSDPTEEPKSVRKAKELFGDELVNVEND, via the coding sequence ATGAGTTATCAAGCACTGTACCGGGTTTGGCGCCCCCAACGCTTTGATGAAATTGTGGGGCAACAGGTCATTACCAAAACGTTAAAAAACGCTTTGATAACCGATCAAATTAGTCACGCCTATCTATTTAGTGGCCCCCGGGGGACGGGGAAGACCTCGACCGCTAAGATTTTGGCGAAAGCGGTCAATTGTGAACATTTAAAGGATGGAGAACCTTGCAACGAGTGTGCCACCTGTGTGGCGATTAACCAAGGTTCTTTAAACGATGTGATTGAAATTGACGCTGCTTCAAATAACGGAGTCGAAGAGATTCGTAATATCCGTGACAAGGCCAAGTATGCGCCCACGGAAGCGAGCTATAAGGTTTACATCATTGACGAAGTTCACATGCTCTCCACGGGAGCGTTTAACGCTCTGCTAAAGACCTTGGAAGAACCGCCAGCTCACGTTATATTTATCCTCGCCACCACGGAACCACATAAGATTCCGGCAACGATTTTATCCCGATTGCAGCGCTTTGACTTTCGTCGGATTAGTGCCGCAGACATTGCAGCCCAAATGAAAAAAATCCTGGAAAGTAAGCAGGTGCAATTCGACGAACGGGCCGTTAAAATCATCGCCAAGAGTGCCGAAGGGGGAATGCGGGATGCCCTTAGCATCCTGGATCAAGCCCTTTCGTATGATTCTCAACAACTGACCTACGAAAGTGCCCTGCAGGTTACTGGGAGCGTGGCTCGTGATGAGTTACAGCGCTATTTTGAAGCGGTAGTAGCCGGAGACGTTAGTACGGGATTGCAGGTGGTAACGGCCACGCTAGCAGCAGGAAAGGATGCCAGTCAGTTCATTGAGGATTTGGTGGATTACTGCCAAAGCTTGTTGTTGTACCAACAAGACGAGGCGTTGGTGAGTGCCGATGAACTGGGATTACTTGGGGATCACTTTCAACAGATCGCGGGATCATTGGCAAAACACCGCATTTATCGATTTGTAGAAATTATGAATGAGGTCCAACAACAACTGAGGTTTACATACCACCCTGATTTGTACCTCGATATTTTAACCGTGCGGTTGTCCGATGAACAGGAAGAGCAAGCTGCTCCGACTGCGCCAGAATCGGCAAGCGCTTATCAGCAACTGGAGCAACAAGTAGCGCAGTTGCAACAGCAGCTCCAAGCGTTAGAACAGCGTCCAACTTCGGCTGCTCCTGCTTTGGCGCAAGCGCAATCTGACCAGCCGGTATCCAAACGCACGGTACCTAATAATCCAAAGGCACCCAAACCGGATGTAAATGGCATCTTTGGGATTTTAGATGCGGCGACTAAGGCTGATTTAGAACAGTACCGAAGTAATTGGGGGGCGCTATTACAGTTGCTGAGTGTTACCCAAAGAGCCGTATTACACGTGGCCCGACCGGTGGCAGCTAGTGAAGCAGGCGTGGTGATTGCCTTTGACTACGGCTTTTTGTACCAAAAGGCTGGAAGTGACGAGCAGTTAATGACTGCCTTAGAGCAGGGGCTCGAACAATTGCTAGGTCGCATTCCTCAGGTGTACTTTGTTCCAAAAGAGGAGTGGCCGACGCTCAGGCAGGAATACCTGCAGCAACACCCCCGTGGGGGGAAAATCAACGACAAAGAGACCTCATCTGTGGCTGAACCACAAGCGGAGCAACCAGTAGCAAAATCCGATCCGACCGAGGAACCTAAAAGCGTGCGGAAGGCCAAAGAATTGTTTGGTGATGAATTAGTGAACGTTGAAAATGATTAA